From the genome of Etheostoma cragini isolate CJK2018 chromosome 23, CSU_Ecrag_1.0, whole genome shotgun sequence:
gacatactatactatggcttttttcaacatactatactatggcttttttgacttactatactatgactttttcccacatactatactatggcttttttgacatattatacaatggcTTTTACCCACATACTACAggtgaaactaaaaaaattagcatatggtgcaaaagttcaaTCATTTCAGTacttcaacttaaaaggtgaaactaatatattGTATAGAcatatttcaagcctttatttgatgtcattttaatgattatggcgtacagcttatgaaacccccaaattcaaaatctcagaaaattagcatattacatgaaatcaataaaaaaaggattttaaatacagaataatCAGCCCTCTGAAAAGTATAATCATGCATATGTACTCAGTACTTTGTTTGGACCCCTTTTGCTTGATTACTGCCTCAATGCGGCGTGGCATGGATGCTATCACCCTGTGGCACTGCTGAGgtgttatggaagaccaggatgctacAATAGCGGCCTTCAGCTCTTCTGCATTGTTCGGTCCCATGTCTTTTATCTTTCTCTTGGCAATGCCCATAGATTCTCTATGGGGTTCAGGTCAGAAGAGTTTGCGGGCCAATCAAGCACAGTAATCCCATGGTCATTGAACCAagttttggtacttttggccATGTGGGCAGGTGCCAAGTCCCGCTGAAAAATGAAGTCAGCATCTCCATAAAGCTCGTCTGCTAAAGGAAGCATAAAGTACTCTAAAATGTCCTGGTAGACGGCTGCGCTGACTCTGGACTTAACAAAGCAGAGTGGaccaacaccagcagatgacatggctccccaaaccaacacagactgtggaaacttcacactggacttcaagcatcttggattgtgtgcctctccattcttcctccagactctgggacctTGGTTTCCCAGTGAAATTTGCTCTCATCAGAAAAGAGGACTTTATAGCACTGAGAAACAGACCAGTTCTTTCTTAGACCAGGTAAGACGCTTCTGACGTTGTTTGTTGTTCAGGAGCAGCTTGACAAGAGGAATACAACATTTGAATCCCATGTCCAGAAACTGTGTGTGGTGGCTCTTGATGCAGTAACTCCAGCCTCAGTCCAGTCCTTGTGAAGCTGCCCCACACAGTTATATGGCCTTTTCCTGACGATCCTCTCCCGGCTACGGTCATGCACATTTTTCCTTCACACTTTTCCCTTCCATTTAACTTTCTATTAATGTGCCTTGATACAGTACTTTGAGAACATCCAACTTCCTTTGCAATTACCTTTTGAGGCTTTCCCTCCTTGTGGAGGGTGTCAATGATGGTTTTCTGCACAACTGTCAGGTCTGCAGTCTTCCCCATGATTTTGAATTCCACTGAACCAAACTGAGAGACCAATTAAAGGCTCAGGAACCCTTTGCAAGTGTTTTGGATGAATTAGCTGATTAGAGTGTGACACTTTGAGCCTACAATACTGAACGtttgcaccatatgctaattGTTTGAGTTTCACCTGTCTACTTTGgccatttttcactttttttgacatactatactatggcgtttttccacatAATatactttttctacatactatgctatggcttttttctacttaatatactatggctattttttatttttttcacatactatacaatggctttttatcacttttttgacatactatactatggcttctttcGACATACATTACTATagctatttttttcactttttttcacatgatatactatggctattttttcactttgtttgacataccatactatggcttttttcgacataatatactttttccacatactatactatggctatttattcagttttttgacatactatttgcggatcagtttgtctatatgtatttatgtttgtgtttggtctggACCCCTTTGTAATGTGTttagtgtacttttttttttttaaatctggaccttgagtatgtaaataaagaaatatatatggcttttttccaacatacaaCATGGCTTTCTTTaacacatgttgaaaaaaagaggcTGCAGACTGTTACGTTCCGGTGTTGGAATCCCCTTCAGTGAAATACGTTCACATGTTACACAGTTTGACATTAGCTAGCTGTTTAATATTGGCAAagacattttactgtatttcaaaacaaaaaccagtGTTATTAAATAGTAGTTGACCAGAAAACACTATTAACCTACTTTGACTTAAGTCACAGTTAGGAATTACAAAAGCCACACAATTTATTTCCCAATACCAGGATGTAACCTGTGACCTCCTGTCTCCTTTGCAGGTAACCTGCGTCTGCAGGAGATGATGGGGGTGATGTGTAAGGAGAGAGGAGCCAAGCTGTTTGCCACAGATGAACGGTAAACCAGAACGTTTTCAGTGTACTTCTGCTCAGTCCACTTCAGGTGTGAAATAACACTACCATCAGAATACATGAAATTATCAtgctaaatgcatttttaatgtaatttacaacaaaacacatgctACTCAACATGTACAAGTTTTGGTCATGTTGTTTTAAGTagagtgaataaaaaaatgacatgcttGGTAAATCAGTAGTAAATTGGCATGCAAAAAACACTGTAATGGTCCTTAAAGAAATGTTAACACAgattcaatacaaaaatgacCATCTCTAGCCCTTGTATGAATATCTGAAATAAGTTGTCGTGTTTTCTTTCCATTACATGCCCTTAGTCAGAACGCTGTGTTCCAGGTGCAGTCCAGATAACAGTGTTCACTTTGTGCCACAGGTTCTGCATAGACAATGGAGCAATGATTGCTCAAGCCGGCTGGGAGATGTTCAGGTCTGGGCAGGTGACGGCGCTGGAAGACTCGTGGATTACACAAAGGTCTTTACACCCTGCATCCATTTCCTTtgttgaaaaggttaaaaaaaaataccaactGGTTGCTTGGGTCCCCCATTATAGAATTCTGTTTACGCTCACCTTCTTTATCATCCAGGGGCAATATTTAATAAATTCAACAAACATGCAATGGTCCAAATGGGCTTTTGGTATAACAAAAAACCTAAGCACCACCAAAAATGGGAGAAACTTTGATATTGTTAACAGTCCATGTTGAACATTTGTCCTGTTGTAGGTACAGAACAGATGAAGTGGAGGTGACGTGGAGAGACTGATGGAGCCACATATGTTGTTGGAGCAGGTCTGTCATGACGATGGAACATTTTTTGTTGAGGTGGTGGACGACCATAGATCCCTGATAGTAACCGCTCACCTGAAACAAAGCTGAGTGGAGGTCACGTTTACAATGTTACATTTACCCAGTGCAGCTTTTCcctacaaaaaaaatctctggcACTTTAATTTGGTGTTTAACTGTTGTACTTTGTAACTGTCAGGAAGAGAAACATGATTTTTAACTGTACAGCAGTaaaacttcaaattaaaaaaaaagattaagatgGAACATGTCaagtttattcattttattaagcAATACTGTTCACTTAcattcctcctctttctccagtgtaaatttatttattcaatacattttctttcaaaaatcaACATACTGAACATGGTGAGATTCCTAATGGTTTTATGAGTAACATTCACCCGATTAGGgaaccaaataaaaacaaaaaggacacaGCATTAAGATCTGATGGGGTAAAGGTTGCCTTTGACTACAACCCCTCTGTAAACTgaagacacagatacacaaatcCTCTGCATACATGAACCATAAAACTGAAGCAGGTACAAGACAGTCTGTTTctaatcgggggggggggggNNNNNNNNNNNNNNNNNNNNNNNNNNNNNNNNNNNNNNNNNNgattttttttttttttttaaacaaagtgcttgTTTGACCACTTGctttagaggaaaaaaaaaaggtgatatACTGTAGCTTTCAAAAAACGGGggaaaaattaaattacagctcctgattgtttttaaaaagaccaGCTCTACACATACAAGATAAAAATGGTAATGAGAGGCGATGAAAACAGGTCTGATTAATTAAGGCAGGCTTCCTGTAAGGCGTTAAAAAAGTCCATTGCAGTAAGATCTCAAGGGAGTTAGTCCAAAGTGTCTCAGTGTGGCTTTGTGTGAAGACATCATCCTGAGTGCAGTGTGTGAGAGCGGGACTCATACATTTGTCCAtcttaatgtgttttaatgtgcatgtatgtgttgcatgtgtgttttatatatgCTTTGGGTTTCTCACACTGCTAGGCTGGGTGCTCCTGGGCTTCCTTGTACCAGACAACCTTTTTGGGAACTGCaaaataggagaaaaaaaaacattaaagagagaGAATCCAATAACATTATCGTTCCAGCTGACCACCGGGAAAATGGATTCAAGCTCCCAATCggccaaatgtattttttcgAACAAATTCCCTTTATATACATTCAAGAACCACGGATATACATTATGCATTGAGAGTGACAGATATTTACATGACATGTAAATATCTAAGGTGCTGAAGCCTATTTCTCAACATTTCAAGCAGATTAAGAAAAACTGTTTGTAGAAGAGGAGAGCCCTGTTCCAAACTTTGTCCGAACTGTAATTTCACTGAGTTTGGAATTTCAAACTAACATGTAATAATGACTACTCAAAAGATCAATGCCCATCTGGTGTTAGATATAAGTATAGTTGTACATGAGATACTGCTTATGCGACGGTCTATGTTTCTCTGTACTTGTCTAgaacaaataaaatacttttttacatcttgcccatgttttgtttttttctgagaaaGGGCAGAACAGCACTGACCAGGTTTCATGCTATTAGGCAACGtaccttttttctgtttgttacaGATGGCATTCCACTCTGAGGAAACAAAAGGAGAGTTACTGTTAGAATCAAtgttccaaataaaataaaaatctgaccGCATGTCTTCAAAGCTTCTCATAGCTCTCACCTCTACTGTGATAGTTCAAAGCCTCCACTAGATGCCGACAACTAAGCAGCAGTTTCCCGTTGCTCTCGTCCCCCTCTGGGCGTGCGGCAGGGGTGACGGAGGCAGCGGTAGGCGTTTCTCCTGGAGGCTGGAGCGTGACAACTGACTCAAACTGTAGCTCTGCTGCCTGTTGAGCATCTGTAGGCTGAGGAGGGAGGGCGTTGGCAGCGGGGCGAGGGCCGGGGCCCTCTGTGACGGGCCTCGCCTCGCTGATGAAACTGAGACCCCACTGGTTCTGTAGCAGCACACCGATGGCAGGGCGCTCCTCCTCCAGCCCTCCGCTTGCTGCTCCCGCCTTCACCTTGGAGGCGTAGCTGACGGCCGGCTGCAGCTTGGCGGGGCTGTCCTGCACGGGGAAGGCAGGCGGGGGCTTGAGCAGCGACAGACTGTCCTCCACCCACCTGTCCTTTTGGTGAACCTTCTGTGGCCGCTCGCTGGCTCGGCTGGCCGCCTTCTGACTTTCCCTGCGAAGGCTGCGGCCTTTGTGCTGGTGGCCCTTGCGGTCTCGGTCCCTGCGGTAGCTGAAGGTGTGCGTGTGGCCGGGGACGATCAGGTCGCCTTCAGGTGAAAGCTGCCGGGGCTGTTGGTCACTGCCAGAGATGCAGCTTCCACCCCCACCACCTCCGCAGTTACCCGAGCCAGGAGACAGGCGACGGTTGCGAATGTGTGGCTCTGAGTTGGTGGCTGCAACGAGGACGGCTGGATCACACAGGGTATCGGACTCACACACGGTGTTGCTAGCTTCCCATGTACCTGCAAGACATATTGACATGTTGGTCAAAAATACTAATATCTTCATATCACACATACGCACCAGGTTAAGGTTTCCATTAACACTACCTCCCAAAAAGGTTGTCTAAAGATCTTTTAACTTAACAGGGCTAACGCGacaacatgtatttattcaaaGATTCATCTGGGGAGATTAATCAATATCGGATCACTCAAAAAGAGATTGATTTCTAATGAGAATTCATTATTTCTACCCAGCCCAACTCTCAcaattttttcatgttttaatataaCAAGCTGCATACTGAAAACTACTAAAAtatattcctttatttatattaGCGGTGCATATAACATGTCCTCTTATCAAAAGTGCAACTACAATAAcaacttgatttatttaaacaatcTACACCAAAATGACTTcattgaaaaacaataaatgaaataaatgaactgAGAACACGCCGTGACATCGCAGTTGAACAAGTAAAGAGGAGATCTGCCCTAAGCCTTTAAAAAATTGCTGCtcaaccttttctttttaaatctctaACGGTTGTAATGTTTCCACATTAATATCAACTCCCctacagaaaactaaaacattgtCCTGCTCTCGTTTAACAACAGCCCTGAGTTAGTTGGTTAGGCGACCGGTTCCCTTGACAATGCTTCTGCTCCATAATGAAAAACGCTGTTTGATATAAACAAACATCAGGGCTGGACGATACACCGTCAGCTGGCTCCACCAAGCAGGTGAGCTGCCTGTATTGCTGAGAAAAGAACAGGGTGAGCTGGGTTCTGTTTGGGAAAATCCCAGATTAAGCTAATCCACTATCTAAATTTTGTAAACTAGCCCTCTGATACCAAATTAAGAGGGGAGGGGAACAACATCTCATATGGAGTTTCATCTGCCAACAGTAGAAAAAGATCCCAAACCCAAATAATCCAGGATACGTGCCGACTGTTAGAAGATTGTCAAAGTTGAcagataaataatcaccaagCATTTTGAGAAGTGATATTCTGCTAATCTGTCTCACCAGCTGTTGAACTCATGTATAAAAACGAGGACTGTAATTTAATACTgaattataatatttaatataaataagtTTAATTTCTCAAAGCGTTTTCTGTGAGTAGGTTTGGTAAaatatgtttcatttaaaattctGAACAAGGTTTCTTGAACTGTCTGCAAACTCCAAAGCgaaatagatgtttttttttccagataaaAAATACACTCAAGTGTAAATTCAAACACTACTTGAATTGTCTGCTTTGGTGTTGTCGGATTTCAGCCACCAAGCTCGATTAAGTGCAACAtttgaaggaaaacaaaaagaacaaagtttATGTTATTTTCAACCAGTGGTGGAGTACTGtaataaagtacacatttgaggtacttgtacccgagtcttttcatgccactttgtACTTCTGttttgctacatttcagagagaattattttactttttactccagtAACTTTACAGATTGGGATTGTTGCACACAACacgtagttttttttaaatatgctttttACTATATATTAATTATACTACATAAGTAAAGGGATCTGGATACTTCTACCACCAAAGTAGTCAACTGACAAGATGTTGAAGACAGACGTTGCGTCTTCCATTTTACTATTTGTAAAAACTATTATTTCATTTGGCTGTAATTGCGATTCTACAGTTACGTGACAGGTCTGTTCTTGGAGGTAGGTGGTCAGTTGTAGTAGTAAAGGATCCTTCGAGAAACACTCCCCTAACTCACTGTTATATTATACGCTAATTAAATGGATGATTTATCAACAACTAAAACACTAAGCTAGTGGCAAGTATACACTAAGTTTACACTAGTATTTAAGACAGAAAATATAACTGCAGTAATACCTTTGTGAGGACTGCCGCCGACAGCTTCAAATACCTGGCTGTCGCCATACATCTCCCTGTACTGTACCGATGTTACACAACAATCCGTGTCATTCAGTCACACGTGATGGCTCATCGTGAAAAGGGAGTGATTGGTTTAGTGGGCATTACCGAGTAGATTAACTAATGAGTTCAAGCCGACCCATTTTCTTTCCGCATGGCCCACAACAGACATACTTGGACATTAAAGCTCGTTGTTTAGACTGACCAGCTGAAAACGTCCTTGGTGACAATAAGAGCAACACTCCCAACAGGTGCTGTTTATTGGCACACAACATGTAGGAtcacaacaattaaaaaatggatACACCCGTTGGCCTGAATAGCGTGCCCGCTCTAAAGCGCCACATTTCAAATCAACCACCGTTTACGTAAGTTGACCACTCCGAGGAGACCGTCTCTAACACCGTGACAGAAAGGTCTAGAAACTAGCTAACTGTACATGCCTTCAGGTCTCGGGCTAAAACAGTCCCTTGGCTACTTTATTAGCGTCTCTTCAGACATGCGTATCAACATGCTAGGTTTAGTGCGTGCGGTGCTGGCAGCTAACAAGACAGCAAGAGCTAGCAGCCAGCACCAATGTTAGCCAACTTTAATTAGCAGCGTCATGGTGCGGCGACTTAAACTCGACGGTTTTATTCATCTGCCGTTGCAACATGGTCAACCGAGTTCAACAATGTCTCAACAACCAACCGTTGTCGTCCAGGAGATGGCTTTATTTTGTACCACATCGAGAAATGAGCAgctaactagcatgttagctgaAGTCAAAGTTTCATAACCCCCATTCAAAGCGGCGAGCAGGCGGCTACATATAGCGCTAGCACAGTTGCTAACACCTTCGGCAAGACGGCAAAATAGCCTTTGGAAGTGAGGATTCTCGGTCAGATATGTCAGAAAGTTGTAATAACTTACCTGTCTTGATATGCATGTCTTGTTAAACGTGTTGCGGAAGCTAAACCGTTGAGTAACTTTTGTTTACAGCGTTAAGATAACGACGGCTGGCTGGATGAATCTTGAGTGGCCACCCGGAAGCGACACGAGAATGTGGGTGGGACCGGAAGTTCCGGCAGATAAGCGGTCCGGCGGGAAACTTAAGGGAATTTAAACATTCAAATATGATTCAAACCTATGATGAGAACAGTGATGATCACGGAACCGTTTTACTGTTATCTCTAGATGATTTTTTaatacactttttattttaaagtggcAGGACATTTTAACAC
Proteins encoded in this window:
- the si:ch211-214j24.10 gene encoding uncharacterized protein si:ch211-214j24.10; this translates as MHIKTGTWEASNTVCESDTLCDPAVLVAATNSEPHIRNRRLSPGSGNCGGGGGGSCISGSDQQPRQLSPEGDLIVPGHTHTFSYRRDRDRKGHQHKGRSLRRESQKAASRASERPQKVHQKDRWVEDSLSLLKPPPAFPVQDSPAKLQPAVSYASKVKAGAASGGLEEERPAIGVLLQNQWGLSFISEARPVTEGPGPRPAANALPPQPTDAQQAAELQFESVVTLQPPGETPTAASVTPAARPEGDESNGKLLLSCRHLVEALNYHSREWNAICNKQKKVPKKVVWYKEAQEHPA